A single Micromonospora luteifusca DNA region contains:
- a CDS encoding DMT family transporter — MIATDTATPQTLPAARRITGVALASISGVAVAVQSRINGELGVRLADGFAAAVFSFGIGLLVLLVLVPATSGGRRGLVAVRRALTMGTLRPWQCLGGMCGAFLVATQGLTIGSLGVAVFTVAVVAGQSGSSLAVDRAGIGPTGRQAVTRQRLTGAVLTVLAVGLAVGDRLGDPGALALALLPLLAGVGIAWQQAVNGRVRAAADSALTATLVNFAVGTVTLLVAFAIDIAVRGWPAGHLPTEPWLYLGGPIGIVFIAIAAAIVRFTGVLLLGLATIAGQIVGAVLLDLLSPTAASHPGLNTLLGAALTMVAVLIAALAPPARR; from the coding sequence GTGATCGCCACCGACACGGCGACCCCGCAGACCCTGCCGGCCGCCCGCCGAATCACCGGCGTCGCGCTGGCGTCGATCTCCGGGGTCGCGGTGGCGGTGCAGTCCCGAATCAACGGCGAGCTGGGAGTACGCCTGGCCGACGGGTTCGCCGCCGCGGTGTTCTCGTTCGGCATCGGCCTGTTGGTGCTCCTGGTGCTGGTGCCCGCCACCTCCGGCGGGCGGCGTGGTCTGGTCGCGGTGCGGCGCGCACTCACGATGGGCACGCTGCGGCCGTGGCAGTGCCTCGGCGGGATGTGTGGGGCGTTCCTGGTGGCCACCCAGGGTCTCACCATCGGTTCGCTGGGTGTCGCGGTCTTCACCGTGGCGGTGGTCGCCGGCCAGTCCGGCAGCAGCCTCGCCGTGGACCGGGCCGGGATCGGGCCGACCGGCCGGCAGGCGGTCACCCGGCAGCGGCTCACCGGTGCGGTGCTCACCGTCCTCGCGGTCGGTTTGGCGGTGGGTGACCGACTGGGCGACCCGGGCGCACTGGCGCTGGCCCTGCTGCCCCTGCTCGCCGGGGTGGGTATCGCCTGGCAGCAGGCGGTCAACGGACGGGTCCGCGCGGCGGCCGACAGCGCGTTGACTGCCACGCTTGTCAACTTCGCCGTCGGCACGGTCACCCTGCTCGTCGCGTTCGCCATCGACATCGCCGTACGCGGCTGGCCGGCTGGCCACCTGCCCACCGAGCCGTGGCTCTACCTGGGCGGCCCGATCGGCATCGTGTTCATCGCGATCGCCGCGGCGATCGTGCGCTTCACCGGGGTGCTGCTGCTCGGCCTGGCCACCATCGCGGGTCAGATCGTGGGGGCGGTCCTGCTGGACCTGCTGTCGCCCACAGCCGCCTCACACCCCGGCCTGAACACCCTGCTCGGGGCCGCGCTGACCATGGTGGCGGTGCTGATCGCCGCGTTGGCGCCACCCGCCCGCCGCTGA
- a CDS encoding 4-hydroxy-3-methylbut-2-enyl diphosphate reductase, translating to MTEAEATPRTGKRVLLAKPRGYCAGVDRAVQTVEEALKLYGAPIYVRKQIVHNKHVVQTLEAQGAIFVEENEEVPVGATVIFSAHGVAPEVYEQAKQRSLKAIDATCPLVTKVHHEARRFAAEDYDILLIGHEGHEEVIGTAGEAPAHIQLVDGPDGADKITVRDPEKVVWLSQTTLSVDETLETVARLKQRLPLLQSPPSDDICYATSNRQHVVKEIAAECDVVIVVGSTNSSNSVRLVEVALDAGARAGHLVDFAAEIDDAWLEGANTVGLTSGASVPDDLVQDVLAHLAARGFADVEEITTATERLTFSLPQELRRDMKAAAARS from the coding sequence GTGACTGAGGCTGAGGCGACTCCACGGACCGGCAAGCGCGTGCTCCTGGCCAAGCCCCGCGGCTACTGCGCAGGTGTCGACCGCGCGGTGCAGACCGTCGAGGAAGCACTGAAGCTCTACGGTGCCCCGATCTACGTACGCAAGCAGATCGTGCACAACAAGCACGTGGTGCAGACCCTGGAGGCCCAGGGCGCGATCTTCGTGGAGGAGAACGAGGAGGTGCCGGTGGGGGCCACCGTCATCTTCTCCGCGCACGGCGTGGCTCCCGAGGTCTACGAGCAGGCCAAGCAGCGTTCGCTGAAGGCGATCGACGCGACCTGTCCGCTGGTCACCAAGGTGCACCACGAGGCGAGGCGGTTCGCCGCCGAGGACTACGACATCCTGCTCATCGGCCACGAGGGGCACGAAGAGGTCATCGGCACGGCCGGTGAGGCCCCCGCACACATCCAGCTGGTCGACGGCCCGGACGGCGCCGACAAGATCACCGTTCGTGATCCGGAGAAGGTCGTCTGGCTCTCCCAGACCACGCTCTCGGTGGACGAGACGCTGGAGACGGTGGCCCGGCTCAAGCAGCGACTGCCGCTGCTGCAGTCCCCGCCCAGCGACGACATCTGCTACGCCACCTCCAACCGGCAGCACGTGGTCAAGGAGATCGCCGCCGAGTGCGACGTGGTGATCGTCGTCGGCTCGACAAACTCCTCCAACTCGGTCCGCCTGGTCGAGGTCGCCCTGGACGCGGGCGCCCGCGCCGGTCACCTGGTCGACTTCGCCGCCGAGATCGACGACGCCTGGCTGGAGGGGGCCAACACGGTCGGCCTGACCTCCGGCGCGAGCGTCCCGGACGACCTCGTCCAGGACGTGCTGGCTCACCTCGCCGCGCGGGGCTTCGCCGACGTCGAGGAGATCACCACCGCCACCGAGCGGCTCACGTTCTCGCTCCCGCAGGAGCTGAGGCGGGACATGAAGGCCGCGGCGGCGCGCAGCTGA
- a CDS encoding exodeoxyribonuclease VII small subunit yields the protein MTDDTKAGPDERLSYEQARAELASVVERLEAGGTSLEESLALWERGEALAVICQRWLDGARARIDAARQESTS from the coding sequence ATGACTGACGACACGAAGGCCGGGCCGGACGAACGGCTCAGTTACGAGCAGGCCCGCGCCGAACTGGCCTCGGTGGTCGAGCGGCTGGAGGCCGGCGGCACGTCCCTGGAGGAGTCGCTGGCGCTCTGGGAGCGCGGCGAGGCGCTGGCGGTGATCTGCCAGCGCTGGCTGGATGGCGCGCGGGCACGGATCGACGCCGCCCGGCAGGAGTCCACTTCCTGA
- a CDS encoding DNA recombination protein RmuC yields the protein MDVSTLLLVIVCLGAGGAVGWLAARSRSAADIARLDATLAATREGEGRLEQSMRALGYEATAQSQEAVARAVAPLHDTLRRYEQRVAELEHDRVDAYAELREQVRSMTAVSGELRTETKQLVAALRAPQVRGRWGEHQLRRIVEAAGMLEHCDFSEQVTAATDQQVVRPDLVVRLHGGRSVVVDAKAPFDAYLTAMEARDERGRDTHLDAHARHLRGHVDALAAKSYWSAFDNSPEFVVLFVPADPFLDVALQRDPTLLEHAFTRNVVLATPATLVALLRTVAYSWRQEALARNALAVHTLARELYGRLSTLGDHVGKLGSSLAGAVTAYNRAVGSLEARVLVSARKLAELGVSDEELATPAQVELTPRQPQAPELADPADDEVSAR from the coding sequence ATGGACGTCTCGACCCTGCTCCTGGTGATCGTGTGCCTCGGTGCTGGCGGGGCGGTGGGCTGGCTCGCGGCCCGGTCCCGGTCGGCCGCCGACATCGCCCGCCTCGATGCCACCCTGGCCGCCACCCGGGAGGGTGAGGGCCGGCTGGAGCAGTCCATGCGCGCCTTGGGCTATGAGGCCACCGCGCAGTCCCAGGAGGCGGTGGCCCGGGCGGTCGCCCCGCTGCACGACACCCTGCGGCGCTACGAGCAGCGGGTGGCCGAGCTGGAGCACGACCGGGTCGACGCGTATGCCGAGCTGCGCGAGCAGGTTCGTTCGATGACCGCCGTCTCCGGTGAGCTGCGCACCGAGACCAAGCAGCTGGTGGCGGCACTGCGGGCGCCACAGGTGCGGGGCCGCTGGGGCGAGCACCAACTGCGCCGGATCGTCGAGGCGGCCGGGATGTTGGAGCACTGCGACTTCTCCGAGCAGGTCACGGCCGCCACCGACCAGCAGGTCGTCCGACCGGATCTGGTGGTCCGACTGCACGGCGGCCGATCGGTGGTGGTGGACGCCAAGGCACCGTTCGACGCGTACCTGACGGCCATGGAGGCCCGCGACGAGCGCGGCCGGGACACCCACCTCGACGCGCACGCCCGGCACCTGCGGGGGCACGTCGACGCTCTGGCCGCCAAGTCCTACTGGTCGGCGTTCGACAACTCGCCGGAGTTCGTGGTGCTGTTCGTTCCCGCCGACCCGTTCCTCGACGTCGCGCTCCAACGTGACCCGACGCTGCTGGAGCACGCCTTCACCCGCAACGTGGTGCTGGCCACGCCGGCCACGCTGGTGGCCCTGCTTCGGACGGTCGCCTACTCCTGGCGACAGGAGGCGCTGGCCCGAAATGCGCTCGCGGTGCACACCCTCGCCCGGGAGCTGTACGGCCGGCTCTCCACCCTGGGCGACCACGTGGGTAAGCTCGGGTCGTCGCTGGCCGGTGCGGTGACCGCGTACAACCGGGCGGTCGGCTCGCTGGAGGCCCGGGTGCTGGTCAGCGCACGCAAGCTCGCCGAGTTGGGCGTCTCGGACGAGGAGTTGGCCACGCCCGCGCAGGTCGAGTTGACGCCCCGGCAGCCGCAGGCGCCCGAGCTGGCCGATCCGGCCGACGACGAGGTCTCGGCCCGGTAG
- a CDS encoding DUF4245 domain-containing protein: MEPAQPADRVPADRTPPDGQPPVDVPAAPDGGPAGNDPTPPPPVKAAKSERSPKDMAISLLVLLIPIALLLAFYRGFLGGDQATTVDPAPAIEQARAANTFPVSQPQGLGSGWSTVSARYQTVEGGANLRIGYLTPEGRGVQLLQSSVPAERLLPAELTDQGQPQGPTELAGRTWQLYTARGNQQALVLLEPTRTVIVIGDARDNELRELAGALR, encoded by the coding sequence GTGGAGCCCGCACAGCCAGCCGACCGCGTACCCGCCGACCGCACGCCGCCCGACGGCCAGCCGCCGGTCGACGTCCCCGCCGCCCCCGATGGTGGGCCCGCCGGGAACGATCCGACACCACCGCCTCCGGTGAAGGCCGCCAAGTCCGAGCGGTCGCCGAAGGACATGGCGATCTCGTTGCTGGTGCTGCTCATCCCGATCGCGCTGCTGCTGGCGTTCTATCGGGGCTTCCTCGGGGGTGATCAGGCCACCACGGTCGATCCGGCCCCGGCGATCGAACAGGCCCGGGCGGCGAACACGTTCCCGGTGAGCCAGCCGCAGGGGCTGGGCTCCGGCTGGTCGACGGTCAGCGCCCGCTATCAGACCGTCGAGGGCGGTGCGAATCTGCGGATCGGCTACCTCACGCCGGAAGGGCGGGGTGTCCAACTCCTGCAGAGCAGCGTGCCGGCGGAGCGGCTGCTCCCCGCGGAGTTGACCGACCAGGGTCAGCCCCAGGGCCCCACCGAGCTGGCCGGCCGGACCTGGCAGCTCTACACGGCCCGGGGGAACCAGCAGGCGCTGGTCCTGCTGGAGCCGACCCGGACGGTGATCGTCATCGGCGACGCCCGGGACAACGAGCTACGGGAGTTGGCCGGCGCGTTGCGCTGA
- the glpX gene encoding class II fructose-bisphosphatase yields the protein MTNTRTRIPQDLDRNLALDLVRVTEAAAMAAGRWVGRGDKEGGDGAAVDAMRKLINSIQMRGVVVIGEGEKDNAPMLFNGEHVGDGTGPEVDVAVDPVDGTTLMSKGMPNAVAVLAVSERGAMFDPSAVFYMEKLAVGPAYADVVDINAGVAENLRRIAKVKGTDVSEVTVCVLDRSRHDDLVAQIRRTGAGIRFISDGDIAGSIAAARGESEVDVLMGIGGTPEGIISACALKCMGGAMQAKLWPRDEQEREKAIAAGHDLDRVLGTDDLVTGDNCFFVATGVTSGDLLRGVRYRAGGAYTQSIVMRSKSGTIRVIDSYHRLEKLALYSAVDFDGRPLAEQE from the coding sequence ATGACCAACACCAGGACGCGGATCCCACAGGATCTCGACCGAAACCTCGCCCTCGACCTGGTCCGGGTCACCGAGGCCGCGGCGATGGCCGCCGGCCGGTGGGTGGGCCGGGGCGACAAGGAGGGCGGCGATGGGGCCGCCGTCGACGCCATGCGCAAGCTGATCAACTCGATCCAGATGCGCGGCGTGGTGGTGATCGGCGAGGGCGAGAAGGACAACGCCCCGATGCTCTTCAACGGCGAACACGTCGGCGACGGCACCGGCCCGGAGGTGGACGTCGCCGTCGACCCGGTCGACGGCACCACCCTGATGAGCAAGGGCATGCCGAACGCCGTGGCGGTGCTCGCCGTCTCCGAGCGCGGTGCGATGTTCGACCCCAGCGCCGTTTTCTACATGGAGAAGCTCGCCGTCGGGCCGGCGTACGCCGATGTGGTGGACATCAACGCCGGTGTGGCCGAGAACCTGCGCCGGATCGCCAAGGTCAAGGGCACCGACGTCTCCGAGGTGACGGTCTGCGTGCTGGACCGGAGCCGCCACGACGACCTGGTCGCACAGATTCGCCGGACCGGGGCGGGCATCCGGTTCATCTCCGACGGCGACATTGCGGGCTCCATCGCGGCCGCCCGCGGCGAGTCGGAGGTCGACGTGCTGATGGGCATCGGCGGCACCCCGGAGGGCATCATCTCCGCCTGTGCGCTGAAGTGCATGGGCGGGGCGATGCAGGCCAAGCTCTGGCCGCGCGACGAGCAGGAGCGGGAGAAGGCGATCGCCGCCGGGCACGACCTGGACCGGGTGCTGGGCACCGATGATCTGGTCACCGGAGACAACTGCTTCTTCGTGGCGACCGGCGTCACCTCCGGAGACCTGCTGCGCGGGGTGCGCTACCGGGCCGGCGGCGCGTACACCCAGTCGATTGTGATGCGGTCGAAGAGCGGCACGATCCGGGTGATCGACTCTTACCACCGGTTGGAGAAGCTGGCGCTCTACTCCGCCGTCGACTTCGACGGTCGTCCGCTGGCCGAGCAGGAGTGA
- the xseA gene encoding exodeoxyribonuclease VII large subunit has product MSEGGRVGSSGASSGASSAEEPWPVRVVSQKVGAWIAKLGWVWVDGQVAQISRRPGASTVFLTLRDPSADLSLTVTTNRDVLDAGAPELREGARVVLHAKPEFYAARGTLSLRADEIRQVGLGELLARLEKLKKLLAAEGLFDRSRKRRLPFLPGRVGLITGRASAAERDVLTNARRRWPAVEFRTVNVAVQGPSAVPQIVDALKVLDADPSIDVIIIARGGGGIEDLLPFSDEALCRAVFGCRTPVVSAIGHETDAPLIDYVADVRASTPTDAAKRVVPDLTEEVRLIGQARHRLERAVRNLVDRETHRLDGLRSRPVLARPQVMVEHRATELAALRQRAGRCLEHRLAAADDDLRHTLARLRALSPAATLDRGYAIVQRADGHVVRAAADVGKGDPLRVRLADGELTATVDG; this is encoded by the coding sequence GTGAGCGAGGGTGGGCGGGTGGGGAGCAGTGGGGCCAGTAGTGGGGCCAGTAGCGCGGAGGAACCCTGGCCGGTGCGGGTGGTCAGCCAGAAGGTGGGGGCGTGGATCGCCAAGCTCGGCTGGGTGTGGGTGGACGGGCAGGTGGCGCAGATCAGCCGCCGCCCCGGAGCCAGCACCGTCTTCCTCACGCTACGTGACCCGTCGGCCGACCTGAGCCTGACCGTCACCACCAATCGGGACGTACTGGACGCCGGGGCACCGGAGCTGCGTGAAGGTGCCCGAGTGGTGCTGCACGCCAAGCCGGAGTTCTACGCCGCCCGGGGCACGCTGAGCCTGCGCGCCGACGAGATCCGCCAGGTCGGGCTCGGGGAGCTGCTGGCCCGGCTGGAGAAGCTCAAGAAGCTGCTCGCCGCCGAAGGGCTCTTCGACCGTTCCCGCAAGCGCCGACTGCCTTTCCTGCCCGGCCGGGTCGGGCTCATCACCGGTCGCGCGTCGGCGGCGGAACGGGACGTGCTGACCAACGCCCGGCGACGCTGGCCCGCGGTGGAGTTCCGCACTGTCAACGTGGCCGTGCAGGGCCCGTCCGCAGTGCCGCAGATCGTCGACGCGCTCAAGGTGCTGGACGCCGACCCGAGCATCGACGTGATCATCATCGCCCGGGGCGGCGGTGGCATCGAGGACCTGCTGCCCTTCTCCGACGAGGCGCTCTGCCGCGCGGTGTTCGGCTGTCGTACCCCGGTGGTCAGCGCGATCGGCCACGAGACGGACGCGCCGCTGATCGACTACGTCGCCGACGTCCGGGCCTCCACCCCGACCGACGCGGCCAAGCGGGTCGTCCCCGACCTCACCGAGGAGGTACGCCTCATCGGCCAGGCCCGACACCGTCTCGAACGGGCGGTGCGCAACCTGGTCGACCGCGAGACGCACCGGCTCGACGGGCTGCGGTCCCGGCCGGTGCTGGCCCGACCGCAGGTGATGGTGGAGCACCGGGCGACCGAGCTGGCCGCGTTACGCCAGCGGGCCGGCCGCTGCCTGGAGCACCGGCTCGCCGCCGCCGACGACGACCTGCGCCACACCCTCGCCCGGCTGCGCGCGCTCTCCCCCGCCGCCACCCTCGACCGGGGGTACGCGATCGTGCAGCGCGCGGACGGCCACGTCGTCCGCGCGGCGGCGGACGTCGGCAAGGGCGACCCGTTGCGGGTACGGCTGGCCGACGGCGAGCTGACCGCCACGGTCGACGGCTGA